The genomic region CGAGGTGCGAATTGCATTTCCCTGCCGAGAGTGAGCAGCGCGTCGCGTTCCTTGTCCTCCAGCCTGGCCAGGAAGGGGACCCTGTCGTCAAGGCCGTCGTCCCCCGGAGTCGGCACCTTTGCCATGGCCTTCTCCGTCCCCCCCGATGCGGCCCGCAGAGCCAAGTTACTGAAGCGGGATCTTCGCCGGGCGGGAACACGAAGAGAGCTCGGCGAACAGGGAACGCCCACGAAAAGAATCATGGTCTGCCAGGGGGGCGTCGCATTTGTTTTGACCGCAGTCGGTGAGGTAGGTACGCTCTGACCTTGTGCCTGGGGTGTGCCCTGGCTCCTGTGCGTGTCTTCAACCGCATGACGAGTCCTTGAGCGGCCATCGCAATCTGCGCTCTTTCCGCCGTTCGGCGGAGGTCCGCAGTATTCGACACACCCGACCGCGTGGGTCGGAGATGTTCCAGGTTAGTTTCACTACACGGCACACAGAAACCGGAGAAGTAGTGCCTACGATCCAGCAGCTGGTCCGGAAGGGCCGGCAGGACAAGGTCGAGAAGAACAAGACCCCCGCGCTCGAGGGCTCGCCCCAGCGTCGTGGCGTCTGCACGCGTGTCTTCACGACCACCCCGAAGAAGCCCAACTCGGCGCTCCGTAAGGTCGCGCGTGTTCGCCTGACCTCCGGCATCGAGGTCACGGCCTACATCCCGGGTGAGGGACACAACCTGCAGGAGCACTCCATCGTGCTCGTGCGTGGTGGCCGTGTGAAGGACCTGCCTGGTGTTCGCTACAAGATCATCCGCGGTTCCCTCGACACCCAGGGTGTCAAGAACCGCAAGCAGGCCCGCAGCCGCTACGGCGCCAAGAAGGAGAAGTAAGAATGCCTCGTAAGGGCCCCGCCCCGAAGCGCCCGGTCATCATTGACCCGGTCTATGGTTCTCCTCTTGTCACCTCGCTGATCAACAAGATCCTGCTCAACGGCAAGCGTTCCACTGCCGAGCGGATCGTGTACGGCGCCATGGAAGGCCTCCGCGAGAAGACCGGCGCAGACCCGGTCATCACGCTGAAGCGCGCGCTTGAGAACGTCAAGCCGTCGCTCGAGGTCAAGTCCCGCCGTGTCGGTGGCGCCACCTACCAGGTGCCGATCGAGGTCAAGCCCGGTCGTGCCGCCACCCTCGCCCTGCGCTGGGTCGTCGGTTACTCCCGCGCCCGTCGCGAGAAGACGATGACGGAGCGGCTCACCAACGAGCTGCTCGACGCCTCCAACGGTCTTGGCGCTGCCGTCAAGAAGCGCGAGGACACCCACAAGATGGCCGAGTCCAACAAGGCCTTCGCGCACTACCGCTGGTAGTCGCTACCCACATCGAGACCGAGAGAAGATTGAGCCTTATGGCCACCACTTCGCTTGACCTGGCCAAGGTCCGCAACATTGGGATCATGGCCCACATCGACGCGGGCAAGACGACCACCACTGAGCGGATCCTCTTCTACACCGGTGTGAGCTACAAGATCGGTGAAGTCCACGACGGCGCTGCCACGATGGACTGGATGGAGCAGGAGCAGGAGCGCGGCATCACGATCACGTCTGCCGCGACGACCTGCCACTGGCCGCTCAATGATGTCGATCACACGATCAACATCATTGACACCCCGGGTCACGTCGACTTCACCGTCGAGGTGGAGCGTTCGCTCCGCGTCCTCGACGGCGCTGTCACCGTGTTCGACGGTGTCGCGGGCGTCGAGCCGCAGTCCGAGACTGTCTGGCGTCAGGCGGACCGCTACGGCGTGCCGCGTATCTGCTTCGTCAACAAGCTGGACCGTACCGGTGCCGAGTTCCACCGCTGCGTCGACATGATCGTCGACCGCCTCGGTGCGGTGCCGCTGGTCATGCAGCTCCCGATCGGTGCAGAGGCCGACTTCAAGGGCGTCGTCGACCTCGTGACGATGAAGGCCTTTGTCTGGTCTGCCGACGCGAGCAAGGGCGAGATGTACGACATTGTCGACATCCCGGAGACCCACACCGAAGCGGCCGACGAGTGGCGCGGCAAGCTGCTCGAAGCCGTTTCCGAGAACGACGACGAGATGATGGAGCTGTACCTGGAGGGCGTCGAGCCCTCCGAGGACCAGCTGTACGCGGCGATCCGCCGTATCACCCTTGCTTCCAAGGGTTCTGCGGACTCCGTCACCGTCACCCCCGTCTTCTGTGGCACCGCGTTCAAGAACAAGGGCGTGCAGCCCCTGCTCGACGCGGTCGTCCGCTACCTGCCTTCCCCCCTGGACGTCGAGGCCATCGAAGGCCACGACGTCAAGGACCCCGAGGTCGTCGTGAAGCGTCAGCCTTCCGACGACGAGCCGTTCTCCGGTCTTGCGTTCAAGATCGCGAGCGACCCGCACCTCGGCAAGCTCACCTTCGTCCGGATTTATTCGGGCCGCCTCGAGGCCGGCACCGCGGTGCTGAACTCGGTCAAGGGCAAGAAGGAGCGCATCGGCAAGATCTACCGCATGCACGCGAACAAGCGTGAGGAGATCGCGTCGGTGGGCGCGGGCGACATCATCGCCGTCATGGGGCTCAAGCAGACCACGACCGGTGAGACGCTCTGTGACGACAAGCAGCCGGTGATCCTGGAGTCCATGGACTTCCCGGCGCCGGTCATCGAGGTCGCCATCGAGCCCAAGTCCAAGGGTGACCAGGAGAAGCTGGGTGTAGCCATCCAGCGTCTCTCGGAGGAGGACCCCTCCTTCCAGGTGCACTCCGACGAGGAGACCGGCCAGACCATCATCGGTGGTATGGGCGAGCTTCACCTCGAGGTGCTGGTCGACCGCATGCGGCGCGAGTTCCGCGTCGAGGCGAACGTCGGCAAGCCCCAGGTCGCGTACCGCGAGACGATCCGCAAGACCGTCGAGCGTATCGACTACACGCACAAGAAGCAGACTGGTGGTACCGGCCAGTTCGCGAAGGTGCAGATCGCGATGGAGCCCATCGAGGGCGGCGACGCGACCTACGAGTTCGTGAACAAGGTCACCGGTGGCCGCATCCCCCGTGAGTACATCCCCTCGGTGGACGCGGGTGCTCAGGAAGCCATGAAGTTCGGCATCCTGGCCGGTTACGAGATGGTGGGCGTGCGCGTCACCCTTCTCGACGGTGGTTACCACGAGGTGGACTCCTCGGAGCTCGCCTTCAAGATCGCCGGTTCGCAGGCGTTCAAGGAGGGTGCCCGCAAGGCGTCCCCCGTGCTCCTCGAGCCGATGATGTCGGTCGAGGTCACCACGCCCGAGGACTACATGGGCGATGTGATCGGCGACCTGAACTCCCGCCGTGGCCAGATCCAGGCCATGGAGGAGCGCAGCGGCGCTCGCGTCGTGAAGGGCCTCGTGCCCCTCTCGGAGATGTTCGGCTACGTCGGAGACCTCCGCAGCAAGACCTCGGGTCGCGCAAGCTACTCGATGCAGTTCGACTCCTACGCCGAGGTTCCGCGGAACGTCGCCGAGGAGATCATCGCGAAGGCCAAGGGCGAGTAACTCTTCCGAGTCCACGCTTTAGGCTTGTCACCGGAGCCACTGGGGCATTCGGCGCGTAATGCGCCGAATGCCCCGGGCCCCGGCATCCCAGCAAAGATCACCTGGCGCCGATGAAGCAAGGCGTACAGAACCACTCCGCAGGAGGACCCAGTGGCGAAGGCAAAGTTCGAGCGGACTAAGCCGCACGTCAACATCGGCACCATCGGTCACATCGACCACGGTAAGACGACCCTCACGGCCGCCATTACCAAGGTGCTGCACGACGCGTACCCGGACCTGAACGAGGCCTCGGCCTTCGACCAGATCGACAAGGCTCCCGAGGAGCGCCAGCGCGGTATCACGATCTCGATCGCGCACGTCGAGTACCAGACGGAGTCGCGTCACTACGCGCACGTCGACTGCCCCGGTCACGCGGACTACATCAAGAACATGATCACGGGTGCCGCGCAGATGGACGGCGCCATCCTCGTGGTCGCCGCCACCGACGGCCCGATGCCGCAGACCAAGGAGCACGTGCTCCTGGCCCGCCAGGTCGGCGTTCCGTACATCGTTGTCGCGCTGAACAAGGCCGACATGGTGGACGACGAGGAGATCCTGGAGCTCGTCGAGCTCGAGGTCCGTGAGCTCCTCTCCGAGTACGAGTTCCCGGGCGACGACCTTCCGGTCGTCAAGGTCTCGGCGCTCAAGGCTCTTGAGGGCGACAAGGAGTGGGGCCAGACCGTCCTCGACCTGATGAAGGCCGTCGACGAGTCGATCCCGCAGCCCGAGCGTGACGTCGAGAAGCCGTTCCTGATGCCGATCGAGGACGTCTTCACGATCACCGGTCGTGGCACCGTCGTCACCGGTCGTATCGAGCGTGGTGTCCTCAAGGTCAACGAGACCGTCGACATCGTCGGTATCAAGACCGAGAAGACCACCACCACGGTCACCGGCATCGAGATGTTCCGCAAGCTGCTCGACGAGGGCCAGGCCGGTGAGAACGTCGGTCTGCTCCTCCGTGGCATCAAGCGCGAGGACGTCGAGCGCGGCCAGGTCATCATCAAGCCCGGTTC from Streptomyces sp. NBC_01267 harbors:
- the rpsL gene encoding 30S ribosomal protein S12, yielding MPTIQQLVRKGRQDKVEKNKTPALEGSPQRRGVCTRVFTTTPKKPNSALRKVARVRLTSGIEVTAYIPGEGHNLQEHSIVLVRGGRVKDLPGVRYKIIRGSLDTQGVKNRKQARSRYGAKKEK
- the rpsG gene encoding 30S ribosomal protein S7; the protein is MPRKGPAPKRPVIIDPVYGSPLVTSLINKILLNGKRSTAERIVYGAMEGLREKTGADPVITLKRALENVKPSLEVKSRRVGGATYQVPIEVKPGRAATLALRWVVGYSRARREKTMTERLTNELLDASNGLGAAVKKREDTHKMAESNKAFAHYRW
- the fusA gene encoding elongation factor G, translating into MATTSLDLAKVRNIGIMAHIDAGKTTTTERILFYTGVSYKIGEVHDGAATMDWMEQEQERGITITSAATTCHWPLNDVDHTINIIDTPGHVDFTVEVERSLRVLDGAVTVFDGVAGVEPQSETVWRQADRYGVPRICFVNKLDRTGAEFHRCVDMIVDRLGAVPLVMQLPIGAEADFKGVVDLVTMKAFVWSADASKGEMYDIVDIPETHTEAADEWRGKLLEAVSENDDEMMELYLEGVEPSEDQLYAAIRRITLASKGSADSVTVTPVFCGTAFKNKGVQPLLDAVVRYLPSPLDVEAIEGHDVKDPEVVVKRQPSDDEPFSGLAFKIASDPHLGKLTFVRIYSGRLEAGTAVLNSVKGKKERIGKIYRMHANKREEIASVGAGDIIAVMGLKQTTTGETLCDDKQPVILESMDFPAPVIEVAIEPKSKGDQEKLGVAIQRLSEEDPSFQVHSDEETGQTIIGGMGELHLEVLVDRMRREFRVEANVGKPQVAYRETIRKTVERIDYTHKKQTGGTGQFAKVQIAMEPIEGGDATYEFVNKVTGGRIPREYIPSVDAGAQEAMKFGILAGYEMVGVRVTLLDGGYHEVDSSELAFKIAGSQAFKEGARKASPVLLEPMMSVEVTTPEDYMGDVIGDLNSRRGQIQAMEERSGARVVKGLVPLSEMFGYVGDLRSKTSGRASYSMQFDSYAEVPRNVAEEIIAKAKGE
- the tuf gene encoding elongation factor Tu, giving the protein MAKAKFERTKPHVNIGTIGHIDHGKTTLTAAITKVLHDAYPDLNEASAFDQIDKAPEERQRGITISIAHVEYQTESRHYAHVDCPGHADYIKNMITGAAQMDGAILVVAATDGPMPQTKEHVLLARQVGVPYIVVALNKADMVDDEEILELVELEVRELLSEYEFPGDDLPVVKVSALKALEGDKEWGQTVLDLMKAVDESIPQPERDVEKPFLMPIEDVFTITGRGTVVTGRIERGVLKVNETVDIVGIKTEKTTTTVTGIEMFRKLLDEGQAGENVGLLLRGIKREDVERGQVIIKPGSVTPHTEFQAQAYILSKDEGGRHTPFFNNYRPQFYFRTTDVTGVVTLPEGTEMVMPGDNTLMDVALIQPVAMEEGLKFAIREGGRTVGAGQVTKILK